From Cricetulus griseus strain 17A/GY chromosome 1 unlocalized genomic scaffold, alternate assembly CriGri-PICRH-1.0 chr1_0, whole genome shotgun sequence, a single genomic window includes:
- the Sike1 gene encoding suppressor of IKBKE 1 isoform X2, producing MSCTIEKILTDAKTLLERLREHDAAAESLVDQSAALHRRVAAMREAGAVLPEQYQEDAPDVKDMSKYKPHILLSQENTQIRDLQQENRELWVSLEEHQDALELIMSKYRKQMLQLMIAKKAVDTEPVLKAHQSHSAEIESQIDRICEMGEVMRKAVQVDDNQFCKIQEKLAQLELENKELRELLSISSESLQVGKENSVDPASQPIK from the exons ATGAGCTGCACGATCGAGAAGATCCTGACCGACGCCAAGACGCTGCTGGAGCGGCTGCGCGAGCACGATGCGGCGGCCGAGTCGTTGGTGGACCAGTCGGCCGCGCTGCACCGGCGGGTGGCGGCGATGCGGGAGGCGGGCGCCGTGCTGCCCGAGCAG TATCAAGAGGATGCACCCGACGTGAAGGACATGTCTAAATATAAACCTCACATTCTGCTGTCTCAAGAGAATACCCAGATTAGAGACTTGCAGCAGGAAAACAGAG aGCTGTGGGTTTCCTTGGAGGAACACCAGGATGCTTTGGAACTCATCATGAGCAAGTACCGGAAACAGATGTTACAGTTAATGATTGCTAAAAAAGCAGTGGATACCGAACCAGTTCTGAAAGCTCACCAGTCCCACTCTGCA GAGATTGAAAGTCAGATTGACAGAATCTGTGAAATGGGAGAAGTGATGAGAAAAGCAGTTCAGGTGGATGATAATCAGTTTTGCAAGATTCAGGAAAAACTAGCTCAACTAGAG CTTGAAAATAAGGAGCTTCGAGAATTACTGTCCATCAGCAGTGAGTCTCTTCAGGTTGGAAAGGAAAATTCTGTGGATCCCGCTTCCCAGCCCATCAAATAA